From one Mycobacterium colombiense CECT 3035 genomic stretch:
- a CDS encoding alpha/beta fold hydrolase — translation MSGVVLLHGLGSSPRAWARVLPLLSPHVDRILVPRLVPVTTVEDEARRVAVQLEQRPCVLVGHSMGGLVATALAEQYPNLVERLILINTPPTAESRISARGVSERLLRLPALGPALWRVMPDSFAAKGLASAFAPGFAVPEIFVQDLRATGLKTFLRSTDAIDTYLRHQALPGRLTTLACPTHALFGLRDQRVDPTSADAFRAVPHATVTTLPDAGHTPPWEAPSAVATAVLTPGG, via the coding sequence GTGAGCGGGGTTGTGCTGCTGCACGGGCTCGGCAGCTCACCCAGGGCCTGGGCCCGAGTGCTACCGCTACTCAGCCCGCACGTCGACCGGATTCTGGTGCCGCGCCTCGTGCCGGTGACCACCGTCGAGGATGAGGCCCGTCGTGTCGCTGTCCAGCTCGAGCAGCGGCCGTGCGTGCTGGTTGGCCACTCGATGGGCGGCCTGGTCGCCACCGCCCTCGCCGAACAGTATCCGAACCTGGTCGAACGCCTCATCCTGATCAACACCCCGCCAACCGCGGAGAGTCGCATCAGCGCCCGCGGCGTCTCGGAACGGCTGCTCAGGCTACCGGCGCTCGGCCCCGCACTGTGGCGTGTCATGCCCGATTCATTCGCCGCCAAAGGCCTGGCCAGCGCATTCGCTCCTGGGTTCGCCGTGCCCGAGATCTTCGTACAGGATCTGCGGGCGACGGGATTGAAGACTTTTCTGCGCTCCACCGATGCCATCGACACGTACCTGCGTCACCAGGCGCTGCCCGGACGCCTCACGACACTGGCCTGCCCTACACACGCGCTGTTCGGGCTACGTGACCAACGCGTCGACCCCACCTCCGCCGACGCCTTCCGCGCCGTCCCGCACGCGACCGTGACGACACTGCCCGATGCGGGACACACACCACCGTGGGAGGCACCCTCGGCCGTCGCCACCGCCGTCCTCACACCGGGTGGCTAA
- a CDS encoding enoyl-CoA hydratase/isomerase family protein — MSDVDGGMYGLAPEIRITAEGHVRILTLNRPADLNGANRQMHQALARVWRHFDDDADARAVVLTGSGQAFSAGGDFGYMQENIDDEEMRAQTMEEGRAIIRGMVGCRLPIIAAVNGPAVGLGCSLAVLSDIVLMSEGSFLADPHLRMGLVPGDGGMVWPALTGLSRAKEYLFLGSRIPAADAVTMGLASRVVAPENLMNEALSLAQKLTTVPAAALQATKRALNAYLDCQLTNSFEVALRGELASMHSDEHRAAVAAARTKASSNS, encoded by the coding sequence ATGTCGGACGTCGACGGCGGGATGTACGGGCTTGCACCCGAAATACGAATCACAGCCGAGGGCCATGTCAGGATTTTGACGCTCAATCGCCCAGCCGATCTCAACGGCGCCAACCGGCAAATGCATCAAGCCCTTGCCCGCGTATGGCGCCACTTCGATGACGACGCGGACGCGCGCGCCGTGGTCCTTACCGGTAGCGGACAGGCATTTAGCGCCGGCGGCGATTTCGGCTACATGCAGGAAAATATCGACGATGAAGAGATGCGCGCGCAGACCATGGAGGAAGGACGCGCCATCATCAGAGGAATGGTGGGATGTCGCCTCCCCATCATCGCTGCGGTCAATGGACCGGCGGTCGGGTTGGGGTGCAGCCTGGCCGTGCTCTCAGACATCGTGCTGATGTCCGAGGGCAGCTTTTTGGCCGATCCGCACCTTCGAATGGGTTTGGTTCCCGGCGACGGCGGCATGGTCTGGCCTGCGCTGACCGGCCTGTCTCGCGCCAAAGAGTATCTGTTCCTGGGGTCGCGGATTCCGGCCGCCGACGCCGTCACAATGGGCCTGGCAAGCAGGGTCGTCGCGCCGGAGAACTTGATGAATGAGGCGTTGTCTCTTGCCCAGAAGCTCACGACGGTGCCGGCTGCCGCACTACAAGCGACCAAGCGAGCGCTGAACGCCTACCTGGACTGCCAGCTAACCAACTCCTTTGAGGTTGCGCTTCGCGGCGAACTGGCCAGCATGCACTCCGACGAGCACCGTGCGGCTGTAGCGGCGGCGCGCACGAAGGCGTCCTCCAATTCGTAG
- a CDS encoding PucR family transcriptional regulator produces MVPPNNDGPPLPATAAREARAVDAPPQVKTAAQAALLAEVESHLDDIAADLTGLYRANIPVYDKVDESSIRRNTRAVLELAARSLGEPAPGTSLNEIGDLARVWAQQQIPLELVAHSIQVGARRLVELIREQARVSDVPVEQINNLQDLAWQWATAHAAAVHMVQQERAVAEATRRGDFLRRLVEGALAPAALSAEAPHYRLDLTHAYHVACMRWDDTVTSSDLAAGLRTRGATAQLPALDAVIDGVFVALLPQRPRLSCPDRAVGLGPAARPTELARSYRHALQAMTIAEQYRRTGVVDLSDLGPMPLIARQDDETADMLDAKHLGPLRAQGSAGQEILTTIATYLANDRKVEETARGLFVHRNTIRYRLSRFTELTGLDIDKTDDLVLAWWLLHRGSANRKPLKSAENRAQR; encoded by the coding sequence GTGGTGCCACCAAACAACGACGGCCCGCCCCTGCCCGCGACGGCAGCACGGGAAGCCCGTGCCGTGGACGCCCCGCCGCAGGTGAAGACCGCCGCGCAGGCGGCGTTGCTAGCGGAAGTGGAATCGCACCTCGACGACATCGCGGCCGACCTGACCGGCCTGTACCGGGCGAATATCCCCGTATACGACAAGGTCGACGAGAGTTCGATTCGGCGTAATACCCGTGCGGTGCTGGAGCTGGCAGCCCGGTCGCTGGGTGAACCCGCACCAGGTACCAGCCTGAATGAGATCGGTGATTTGGCTCGGGTATGGGCCCAACAGCAAATTCCACTCGAGCTGGTGGCTCACAGCATCCAGGTGGGTGCCCGCCGCTTGGTCGAGTTGATCCGTGAGCAAGCACGCGTCAGCGACGTGCCGGTCGAGCAGATCAACAATCTGCAGGATTTGGCATGGCAGTGGGCCACCGCGCACGCCGCCGCGGTGCACATGGTCCAGCAGGAGCGCGCGGTAGCCGAGGCCACCCGCCGCGGCGACTTCCTTCGCCGGCTCGTCGAGGGCGCCCTCGCCCCGGCCGCCCTGAGTGCCGAAGCACCGCATTACCGGCTCGATCTAACCCATGCCTACCACGTCGCCTGTATGCGCTGGGACGACACCGTCACCAGTTCGGATCTGGCCGCCGGGCTGCGCACTCGCGGTGCGACCGCGCAGCTGCCCGCACTCGACGCGGTCATCGACGGCGTATTCGTCGCGCTGCTGCCGCAACGGCCCCGGCTGTCCTGCCCCGACCGCGCTGTCGGACTCGGGCCGGCTGCACGCCCCACCGAACTCGCGCGTTCATACCGCCACGCCCTGCAAGCGATGACCATCGCCGAGCAATACCGGCGTACTGGCGTGGTGGATTTGTCGGACCTCGGCCCGATGCCGCTCATCGCCCGGCAGGACGACGAGACCGCAGACATGCTCGACGCCAAACATCTGGGCCCACTGCGCGCGCAGGGCAGCGCCGGCCAGGAGATCCTCACCACCATCGCGACCTACCTCGCCAACGACCGCAAGGTCGAAGAAACCGCCCGCGGGCTGTTCGTGCACCGCAACACCATTCGTTACCGGCTCAGCCGGTTCACCGAACTCACCGGCCTGGACATCGACAAAACTGACGACCTTGTCCTCGCCTGGTGGCTGCTCCATCGCGGCTCCGCGAACCGAAAGCCGTTGAAATCAGCGGAGAATCGAGCGCAGCGCTGA
- a CDS encoding flavin-containing monooxygenase: MTILCGRTNSRSASPPHAHTTGRSSRGCSNERWYRTQSHRLASGLENDVTISHHTTLRATRVAVVGSGFAGLGAAIALAEAGCAVTVFERAGDVGGVWRDNGYPGAACDVQSHVYSFSFAPNPNWDNMFARQSEIYTYLQRVAREYGVMERIRLNCPVKAARWDTDASLWRLTTTAGEFEAEHLVVATGALADPVIPVVPGIERFGGAVFHSARWDHTFDLRGKRIAVVGTGASAIQFVPAIQPQVAELTLFQRTAPWVMPRPDRPISPAKQRMYRAMPWTQRAARTRIYLQREMTVLGFRNPMLMKHAERTSLKHLRSQVSDPRLREKLTPDYRLGCKRILLSNDYWASLDQPNADVVTSGIREVTPDGVIDNDGVLHEVDAIIFGTGFQTSRLPLTDQIYGPGGATMAAVWGDSPRAYLGTSVAGFPNVYLMHGPNIGLGHNSVIAMFEAQIKYIVAAVRHSADHQIAELEPSAEAQQEFVDMADRLTDGSVWTSGGCDSWYLDATGRNSNLWPGTTVKYRVLTNRFRPQDHRQRSVAAVAGKAGAQ; encoded by the coding sequence TTGACGATCTTATGCGGCCGCACAAATAGCCGGTCAGCATCCCCTCCGCATGCCCATACAACCGGGCGGTCGTCCCGCGGATGCTCGAACGAGCGCTGGTATCGAACGCAGAGCCACCGGCTCGCATCTGGATTGGAGAATGACGTGACCATTTCGCACCACACCACTTTGCGCGCGACTCGCGTGGCTGTCGTCGGTTCAGGGTTCGCCGGGCTGGGAGCGGCGATCGCGCTTGCCGAAGCCGGATGCGCCGTCACCGTCTTCGAGCGTGCGGGCGACGTCGGCGGCGTATGGCGAGACAACGGTTACCCCGGGGCGGCGTGCGACGTGCAAAGTCACGTGTACTCGTTTTCCTTCGCCCCGAATCCAAACTGGGACAACATGTTTGCCCGCCAGAGCGAGATTTACACCTATCTGCAACGGGTCGCCCGCGAGTACGGTGTCATGGAGCGCATCCGGTTGAACTGCCCGGTGAAGGCGGCCCGCTGGGACACGGACGCCTCGCTGTGGCGGCTGACCACGACCGCCGGGGAATTCGAGGCCGAGCATCTGGTCGTCGCCACCGGCGCGCTGGCGGATCCGGTTATCCCGGTCGTGCCGGGAATCGAGCGGTTCGGCGGCGCGGTATTCCATTCGGCGCGCTGGGATCACACGTTCGACCTGCGCGGCAAGCGGATCGCGGTGGTGGGCACCGGCGCGTCGGCGATCCAGTTCGTACCGGCCATCCAGCCGCAGGTTGCCGAATTGACGCTGTTCCAACGCACCGCACCGTGGGTGATGCCGCGCCCCGACCGACCGATCAGCCCCGCAAAACAGCGCATGTACCGGGCCATGCCGTGGACTCAGCGGGCGGCGCGGACGCGGATCTACCTGCAGCGTGAAATGACAGTGCTCGGGTTCCGCAATCCCATGCTGATGAAGCACGCGGAACGTACCTCGCTCAAACACCTGCGTTCGCAGGTCTCCGATCCGCGACTGCGCGAAAAGCTCACGCCCGATTACCGGTTGGGCTGCAAACGCATTCTGCTGTCCAACGATTACTGGGCCAGTCTCGACCAACCCAACGCCGACGTCGTCACCAGTGGGATCCGCGAGGTCACGCCCGACGGCGTCATCGACAACGACGGGGTGTTGCACGAGGTCGACGCAATCATCTTCGGCACCGGCTTCCAGACCTCGCGACTGCCGTTGACCGACCAGATCTACGGACCCGGCGGTGCCACCATGGCTGCGGTTTGGGGCGACAGCCCGCGTGCTTACCTCGGCACCAGCGTTGCCGGATTCCCGAACGTCTATCTGATGCACGGACCCAACATCGGACTGGGCCACAACTCGGTGATCGCGATGTTCGAAGCGCAGATCAAGTACATCGTCGCGGCCGTCCGTCACAGCGCCGACCACCAAATAGCAGAACTGGAACCCAGCGCCGAGGCGCAACAGGAGTTCGTCGACATGGCCGACCGGCTCACCGACGGCAGCGTCTGGACCTCCGGCGGCTGCGACAGCTGGTATCTCGATGCCACCGGTCGCAACAGCAACCTCTGGCCCGGCACCACGGTCAAGTACCGGGTGCTGACCAACCGGTTTCGCCCGCAGGACCACCGGCAGCGCTCGGTTGCGGCTGTTGCCGGCAAGGCAGGTGCACAGTGA
- a CDS encoding phosphotransferase family protein, which translates to MSDATQYEPRRGNLERWIASIMPDATSISLSPFTAATSGFSNATLFTDLTWSGADGEHRAELVLRAQPPGGGLFPDYDLRLQYDVMKVLSETEIPVPKVAWFIDDPDVLGAPCFLMHRVRGEVPSGFRPGFHGHGLFFDATIERRRAMWFAALDVLASLHMLNLRELNLPSSLKPGATGRGSIVRLLDQIEGQLNWAEADVPLLREALTVLRSRIPDDVITTLCWGDPRPGNIIYRDDKVAAALDWELAHIGAAEGDLAYFLLVDEVVAELNDVPRLPGLPDADETIAYYESVTSKLVKDLDFHRTLQALKMAAMLVLTVRLSPPELKFPPDYLTNNVPTRRLAELLRAYA; encoded by the coding sequence ATGAGCGACGCCACACAGTACGAACCGCGGCGAGGCAACCTCGAGCGCTGGATCGCCAGCATCATGCCGGACGCGACGTCAATTTCGTTGTCCCCGTTCACCGCAGCCACTTCCGGGTTTTCCAATGCTACGTTGTTCACCGATCTGACGTGGTCTGGAGCCGACGGGGAACATCGCGCCGAGTTGGTCCTGCGGGCCCAGCCACCCGGCGGCGGCCTCTTTCCGGACTATGACCTTCGTCTGCAATACGACGTGATGAAGGTTCTGTCCGAAACCGAAATTCCGGTGCCGAAGGTCGCGTGGTTCATCGATGATCCAGATGTATTGGGAGCGCCGTGTTTTCTGATGCATCGGGTCCGCGGCGAAGTTCCGTCCGGTTTCCGGCCCGGGTTTCACGGTCATGGCCTGTTCTTCGACGCCACAATTGAGCGCCGAAGGGCGATGTGGTTCGCCGCGCTTGATGTGCTGGCGTCGCTGCACATGCTGAACCTTCGCGAATTGAATCTCCCGTCGTCGCTGAAACCTGGCGCAACCGGCCGCGGCTCGATCGTGCGGCTGTTAGACCAGATCGAGGGCCAGTTGAACTGGGCTGAAGCAGATGTGCCGCTCCTTCGAGAAGCGCTCACGGTCTTACGATCTCGGATACCCGACGACGTGATAACCACGCTGTGTTGGGGTGATCCCCGGCCGGGCAACATCATCTACCGCGATGACAAGGTCGCCGCGGCCCTGGATTGGGAACTTGCCCACATCGGCGCGGCCGAAGGCGATCTCGCATATTTCTTACTCGTCGACGAAGTAGTGGCCGAACTCAACGACGTACCGCGTCTTCCCGGGCTGCCGGACGCCGACGAAACCATCGCCTACTACGAGTCGGTCACCTCGAAACTGGTGAAAGACCTTGATTTCCACCGTACTTTGCAGGCGCTCAAGATGGCCGCGATGTTGGTTCTCACCGTGCGCCTCAGTCCACCCGAGCTCAAGTTTCCACCAGATTATTTGACCAACAACGTGCCCACTCGCCGGCTCGCAGAGTTGCTGCGCGCGTACGCGTGA
- a CDS encoding class I adenylate-forming enzyme family protein, with translation MQAVGAMQLSGETVGQALARVARDSGGDRALVWLTDRGVECMTWAELYAKACAAGVALQDLNPDRGRVALVGPNSVDWIVSMFGCAVAQMPVVPIGPSVTDSEALHMLSQTNTRVVLAADRVGDNAVYRRMCKVADQLSARPVLRDIAAWIDTSTSVPPTPGQASDTDEFFVQHTSGTTGLPKGAVLSHRAALGSARAWRDAIGLQAGEPWLNPLPLNHVGGFITGLLTTLSVAGTYTVVERFTAQTALRAIREIRPAVVALVPTMIIDLLGVEGVSPSDFASVRTVAGGASPVDPGLIEEVERRLGLTFLVGYGQSEAPSMAASAPSDPTQVRTQSLGHCLPGRDYYIRDAAGRVLPTGAVGELCVRGPLVMTGYLRGDGSIDAAVDDAGWLATGDLCSMDDQHVLTFRGRVREVIIRGGSNVYPAEVEQVLTTHPSVAEAAVFGVPDKRLGERVVAAVLPHPGGHLDPDDVAAYAEPLLSRYKRPTEWIVAATLPRTSTGKVRKHLLSQWYDEGTLHARCAGPQSV, from the coding sequence GTGCAGGCAGTCGGAGCGATGCAGCTGTCTGGGGAGACGGTCGGTCAAGCGCTCGCCAGGGTCGCCCGCGACTCGGGCGGCGACCGGGCGTTGGTTTGGCTCACCGATCGCGGTGTGGAATGCATGACGTGGGCAGAGTTGTACGCGAAGGCGTGTGCGGCCGGCGTTGCGTTGCAGGATCTCAATCCGGACCGCGGTCGCGTCGCGCTGGTGGGGCCGAATTCGGTGGACTGGATCGTGTCGATGTTCGGTTGTGCGGTGGCTCAGATGCCGGTGGTTCCGATCGGTCCGTCGGTTACGGATAGCGAAGCGCTCCACATGCTGTCGCAGACGAACACGAGGGTGGTCCTGGCGGCGGACCGCGTCGGCGATAACGCCGTGTACCGACGGATGTGCAAGGTCGCCGATCAATTGTCGGCGCGACCGGTCCTGCGCGACATCGCCGCGTGGATCGATACATCCACGTCGGTGCCACCGACGCCAGGCCAGGCCAGCGACACCGACGAGTTCTTCGTGCAACACACCTCTGGCACGACTGGCCTGCCAAAGGGGGCAGTCTTGTCGCACCGTGCGGCGCTGGGCTCGGCGCGGGCGTGGCGCGACGCTATCGGGCTGCAAGCCGGCGAGCCGTGGCTGAACCCGCTCCCGCTGAACCACGTCGGTGGATTCATCACAGGGCTACTCACTACGTTGTCGGTCGCCGGAACCTACACCGTCGTCGAACGCTTCACCGCTCAGACCGCCCTGCGGGCGATACGGGAAATACGCCCTGCGGTGGTGGCCTTGGTTCCGACGATGATCATCGATCTGCTGGGCGTGGAGGGGGTGTCACCGTCGGACTTCGCGTCGGTCCGTACCGTCGCCGGCGGCGCATCTCCGGTCGATCCCGGCCTTATTGAGGAGGTGGAGCGCCGACTCGGGCTCACTTTCCTGGTTGGATATGGCCAAAGCGAGGCACCGTCGATGGCGGCCAGCGCTCCCTCGGATCCGACGCAAGTTCGTACCCAATCGTTGGGGCACTGCCTTCCTGGACGCGACTACTACATCCGCGACGCCGCAGGCCGGGTGTTGCCGACCGGAGCCGTGGGCGAACTGTGTGTGCGGGGCCCGTTGGTCATGACGGGTTATCTGCGAGGCGACGGCTCGATTGATGCCGCCGTCGACGACGCGGGGTGGTTAGCAACCGGTGATTTGTGTTCGATGGACGACCAGCACGTCCTGACATTTCGGGGCAGAGTCCGCGAGGTGATCATCCGTGGTGGCAGCAACGTCTATCCGGCCGAAGTCGAGCAGGTGCTTACCACACACCCGTCGGTCGCCGAAGCCGCCGTTTTCGGCGTCCCCGACAAACGGCTCGGCGAGCGGGTCGTCGCCGCGGTGCTGCCCCATCCCGGCGGTCATCTCGACCCAGATGACGTTGCGGCATACGCGGAACCACTGCTGAGTCGCTACAAGCGGCCCACGGAATGGATCGTTGCCGCCACGCTGCCGCGCACCAGCACGGGCAAGGTGCGCAAACATCTGCTCAGTCAGTGGTATGACGAGGGAACCTTGCACGCAAGATGCGCCGGCCCACAGTCGGTTTAA
- a CDS encoding serine hydrolase domain-containing protein, with translation MALNAGGVEYVSETFGAGTPSTRYVLQSAGRTVVAGVLWKLISDGLLDIDRTVASYIPEFATNGKEAVTVEQVVTHVGGFPLAPLGYPQMLDRSERLRAFSKWRLTYPPGTQLQFHLTSAAWIIGELCERLTGRPISEYLREVLTAPLGLDSIEIGPSVEQQHNVAPFVRTDGQEAEVNPWGPWYLARPEILAAGEPSHSVVGTASDLASWYQALLRSPLWRREVVRDALRVRVTLPVTGERGGTPSVPGNVALFVVVSGDDGTARAFLPTATGPQTFGHGGAPCQIGFADPATGLSFAFLTNGYPTTGYEQSRRGLNRIINIANLAADCFP, from the coding sequence GTGGCCCTCAACGCAGGCGGTGTGGAATACGTATCGGAAACATTCGGCGCGGGGACGCCGTCCACGCGGTATGTCTTGCAGTCGGCAGGCCGAACCGTCGTGGCCGGCGTGCTATGGAAACTGATTTCCGATGGGTTGCTGGACATCGATCGCACAGTCGCGTCCTACATTCCTGAATTCGCCACCAACGGTAAAGAAGCGGTCACTGTGGAGCAGGTGGTCACCCACGTAGGCGGATTTCCCTTGGCGCCCCTCGGCTATCCGCAGATGCTGGACCGGTCCGAACGACTACGCGCCTTCAGCAAGTGGCGGCTCACCTATCCGCCCGGGACCCAGCTGCAGTTCCACCTAACCTCGGCCGCGTGGATCATCGGTGAGCTGTGCGAGCGGCTAACCGGCCGGCCAATCTCGGAGTATCTTCGAGAAGTCCTCACCGCACCACTGGGGTTGGACAGTATCGAGATCGGGCCGTCGGTGGAGCAACAACACAACGTCGCCCCTTTCGTGCGGACGGACGGACAGGAGGCTGAGGTAAACCCTTGGGGGCCCTGGTATTTGGCGCGCCCTGAGATCCTGGCCGCGGGGGAGCCCAGCCACTCCGTCGTTGGTACCGCGTCCGACCTGGCGTCCTGGTATCAGGCCCTGCTGCGTTCGCCGTTGTGGCGTCGAGAGGTTGTCCGAGACGCCCTGCGTGTTCGGGTAACACTGCCGGTCACCGGGGAGCGCGGCGGAACGCCGAGTGTCCCGGGCAATGTCGCACTCTTCGTGGTTGTCTCCGGCGACGACGGAACGGCACGGGCCTTCCTTCCGACAGCCACCGGCCCGCAGACCTTCGGGCACGGCGGCGCTCCCTGCCAGATCGGCTTCGCCGACCCCGCGACGGGGCTCTCGTTCGCGTTTCTCACCAACGGGTACCCGACAACGGGTTACGAGCAGTCGCGGCGGGGTTTGAACCGGATAATCAACATTGCGAATCTGGCCGCAGATTGCTTCCCCTGA
- a CDS encoding SDR family oxidoreductase codes for MAVVEKTGRRMLGIKADVRDRAALEAAVGRAVTELGRLDIVCANAGIMGPGGPTWEKPGDEWDAVIATNLTGVFNTVAAAVPPMIDAGRGGAIILTSSGAGLRYVPNLVEYNASKAGVVAIGKTLANELAAHRIRVNVIAPGTVYTPMVTENTKMFGRFRPDLSNPTLEDAEPVFTMMMPLGRPWVEPTTISDSVLFLASDEARYITGVVLPVDQGATNRP; via the coding sequence ATGGCGGTCGTTGAAAAGACCGGCCGACGAATGCTGGGCATCAAGGCCGATGTGCGCGACCGCGCGGCGCTCGAGGCCGCGGTAGGGCGGGCCGTGACCGAGCTGGGCCGCCTCGATATCGTCTGCGCAAACGCCGGCATCATGGGGCCTGGCGGTCCGACTTGGGAGAAGCCGGGCGACGAGTGGGATGCCGTGATCGCCACCAATTTGACCGGCGTTTTCAACACCGTGGCCGCCGCGGTACCGCCGATGATCGACGCCGGCAGGGGCGGGGCGATCATCTTGACCAGTTCGGGCGCCGGTTTGCGTTATGTGCCCAACCTGGTCGAGTACAACGCGTCGAAGGCCGGCGTGGTAGCAATCGGCAAAACGCTGGCCAATGAGCTTGCCGCACACCGGATCCGGGTCAACGTGATAGCCCCCGGAACGGTCTATACCCCGATGGTCACCGAGAACACGAAGATGTTCGGGCGGTTCCGTCCCGACCTGAGCAATCCCACCCTGGAGGACGCCGAACCCGTGTTCACCATGATGATGCCGCTTGGTAGGCCGTGGGTCGAGCCGACCACGATTTCGGACTCCGTGTTGTTCCTGGCCAGCGATGAAGCGCGGTACATCACCGGCGTGGTTCTGCCAGTGGACCAAGGCGCAACCAACCGACCGTGA
- a CDS encoding PaaI family thioesterase, giving the protein MNPWLAPLAADVNELANAVRASQAPVDVTEKARMLIQQARGLLDEHAWPGPYAVEQLAPPGDGMLVWDPEDLRKTIPYSPFLGDLNPASARANVWADGDAVRGVVTTSAIHAGPIGTVHGGVVAALFDELTSLAIMAAGRVGYTQSLTVNYRRPTPLGAELQLWAQTAGQTGRVFLTSAEISHGGQVTASAVAVHKAAGNRDQSVYPADS; this is encoded by the coding sequence ATGAACCCTTGGTTGGCACCGTTAGCCGCCGACGTCAACGAACTAGCCAACGCGGTACGCGCGTCTCAGGCGCCCGTCGACGTGACCGAGAAGGCTCGCATGCTCATCCAGCAGGCGAGGGGTCTGTTGGATGAACATGCGTGGCCGGGCCCCTACGCCGTCGAGCAACTTGCCCCGCCCGGCGACGGGATGCTGGTTTGGGATCCCGAGGACCTCCGCAAGACCATCCCCTACAGCCCATTCCTGGGCGATCTCAACCCGGCCTCGGCACGCGCGAACGTCTGGGCGGATGGTGATGCTGTACGAGGGGTCGTCACCACGTCAGCGATCCACGCCGGGCCCATCGGAACGGTACACGGTGGCGTCGTCGCGGCACTGTTCGACGAGTTGACCAGTCTTGCGATCATGGCCGCGGGGCGCGTCGGTTATACCCAAAGCTTGACCGTGAATTACCGTCGCCCAACACCACTGGGCGCCGAGCTCCAACTGTGGGCGCAGACCGCAGGACAGACCGGCAGAGTGTTTCTCACCTCCGCGGAGATATCGCACGGGGGCCAGGTCACCGCGTCGGCGGTCGCTGTTCACAAGGCGGCGGGTAACCGCGACCAGTCCGTGTACCCGGCCGACAGCTAG
- a CDS encoding helix-turn-helix transcriptional regulator produces MISDSEQRRRELAAFLRARRAQLQPEGVGLTSGGGRRRVRGLRREEVANLSRVSYSWYTRLEQGQDVQATAEVIDSIAAALRLGDDEHRHLRRLAGLPLGPHEHDDDSVDEYTRQLLARLLPAPAYVLGPRSDYLAWNDALAAVFCDIADLPPERRNVLWAMFTVPKVRDSLVDWEEHARVVVGQFRAEAAAHPSDERFGALADELAGVSADFRRWWASHEVVRSAGGTRAFRLPGLGLLSTQLMQLRMIDRPWLKVVIHHPSMPEDVRKLESLRSDANWGAVIASSR; encoded by the coding sequence ATGATCTCCGACTCCGAGCAACGCCGCCGGGAGCTCGCGGCATTCCTTCGAGCGCGGCGAGCCCAATTGCAGCCCGAGGGGGTCGGTCTCACCTCCGGCGGCGGACGTCGGCGGGTGCGAGGCCTGCGCCGCGAGGAGGTTGCGAACTTGTCGCGGGTCAGTTATAGCTGGTACACCCGCCTCGAGCAGGGCCAGGATGTCCAGGCGACCGCAGAGGTCATTGACAGCATTGCGGCCGCTTTGCGGCTCGGCGACGACGAACACCGACACCTGCGGAGGTTGGCAGGGCTACCGCTGGGACCCCATGAACACGACGATGATTCGGTCGACGAATACACGCGTCAATTACTTGCGCGGTTGCTGCCCGCGCCGGCATACGTCCTCGGGCCCCGGTCGGACTATCTGGCATGGAACGATGCGTTGGCGGCGGTGTTTTGTGACATCGCGGACCTGCCGCCTGAACGCCGCAACGTGCTGTGGGCGATGTTCACCGTGCCCAAAGTCCGAGATTCGCTGGTTGATTGGGAGGAACATGCGCGGGTTGTGGTTGGCCAATTCCGCGCCGAGGCCGCGGCGCATCCGTCGGACGAGCGCTTCGGTGCTCTAGCCGACGAACTTGCAGGCGTCAGCGCAGACTTCCGTCGCTGGTGGGCCAGCCATGAAGTCGTACGCTCGGCCGGTGGTACTCGGGCGTTCCGCCTACCGGGACTGGGCCTGCTTTCGACGCAGCTGATGCAACTGCGGATGATCGACAGGCCATGGCTAAAAGTCGTGATCCACCATCCTTCGATGCCCGAGGATGTTCGCAAGCTCGAATCCCTTCGGTCAGACGCTAATTGGGGCGCCGTCATCGCGAGTTCGCGCTGA